The genomic region ggctgaggcaggagaatcacttgaacccaggaggtggaggttgcagtgagccaagattgtgccattgcactccagcctgagttgggattacaggcatgagccactgagcctggcctggtgagctaatttttaaatttgttatagagaCAAGAGAGACAAGAgtcttcttatgttgcccaggctggtcttgaccccctgatctcaagtgatcctcccaccttagcctcccaaagtgctgggattacagatgggtgtcaccgcacctggcctctaagGAGGGTTTCATTATAAACCTACCCTGAAGGGAGGGAATCCGATTTTATGAGAGGGTGTAGCCTGGTGAGGCCTGGATGACCTCCGGAGGCAGGGGCTTGTGCCTGGGCTGAGGCCTAAGGGTCAATGGGCAGACATGAAGTTGCcccaggcagagggtacagtgtGGGCAAAGTCAGGAAGTGGCAGGGCTTGGATCACTCCAAGAAGAGAGAGGAGTCATGTGTCACAGGAGCTCGAGacccagagagggaggcaggcaggcaggcagggaccaagcttgggcacagccaggaaggcaggacagGGCATGGTGGGGCCAATGGAATCATTACCCAAGTCGGGGATTTTCAGGGAAACAGCTTAGATAAGGCCAGGTGtacagtagctcccacctgtaatcccagcatttgaaaggagtttgtgttcctgtagtagcatacttgggaggttgaggtggcagtatcacttgagcccgggagttcaaggctaaagtgagctgattgagccattgcactccagcctgagcaacagagagatacgctgtctcaaaggaaatacaaattaaaaaaccagccgggcatgctggcgtgtgcctgtagtctcagctacttgggacactgaagtgggaggatcgcttgagcccaggagttcaaggctgccatgagctatgattgtgcctctgcagtccagcctgggcgacagagaaagaccctgtctcttaaaaaaaaaaaaaaaaaaagcttagataAGAGGATGCTGTGCCTCCCTGGGGGTCTTCAGTCACCCATGGTCCTGGCAAGAGGAGGGCCAGGAGAGAGCTTCACCCACCTGCTGTCCTGCCCATGTGACATCCGCAGGTGCTGCCATGGCCACGACTGTTGTTACACTCGAGCTGAGGAGGCCGGCTGCAGCCCCAAGACAGAGCGCTACTCCTGGCAGTGCGTCAATCAGAGCGTCCTGTGCGGTGAGTCCCCAGCAGCACCATGCCACCCACCCCGAGTATCCCCTGGGCATCCTGGCATAGCCAGATGACTTCCGTGCCCCTGTTGCAATAACCACTGCTTCCAAGTCTCTATAGACCACCCCTTGGGTATATCTAAtgtaagtgatatttattttatttattttttgagtcagagtctcgctctgtcacccaggctagagtgtgctgatgtgatcttggctcactacaacctctgcctcctgggttcaagcgattctcatgcctcagcctcccaagtggctaggactacaggcatgcaccatcacgcccagctaatgtttgtatttttttcagtagaggtggggtttcaccaagttggccgggctggtctcaaactccccacctcgagtgctctgcccgcctcggcctcccaaagtgctgggattacaggcatgagccgtggtgtctggccctaatgtgagtgatctttaacactgagcacttgaaaaagaaaaccccGAAGAAACCTAATTATTTGATGTCTGGACGACAAGGAAGAAGATAGAAATGGCATCAGATAATAAACAGTGTAAATGTTTATCAGAAAGGGGCTGGTGGTCAGGacaagtaggaggatcgcttgagtccaggagtgcatctctacaaaaaagttaaaggattttttaacattggccaggcgtggtggcacacatctgtgatcccagctacttgggaggctgaggcaggaggattgcttgaagcccaggaggttgaggctgcagtgagctgtgatcaagccactgcactccagcctgggtgacacagcaaaatccagtctcaaaaaataataataataatattttacataaccaaccacttctaaagattaaaaaaaaccccatgaTTAAAAACCTCAGGTCCCTCAGGCAATCATACCAGATATCGAAACAAAGCAATAACATAAGGACtgcagtatatattttatttttatattatttatttattctttgttagtttgtttttggagtgtgggttttgttttgttttttgatttttttattttgttctactcaattttattcttattgctcaggcttgagtgcaatggcctgTTCTCAGCTaactcaacctccgcctcttgggtttgcgtGATGACGGTTCCACGtcatcggccctccgcctcttggctTTGGATGATGATGGGTCCACGtcatcggccctccgcctcttgggtttgcgtgatgatgggtccacgtcatcggccctccgcctcttgggtgtggatgatgatgggtccacgtcatcggccctccgcctcttgggtttgggcgatgatgggtccacgtcatcggccctccgcctcttgggtgtggatgatgatgggtccacgtcatcggccctccgcctcttgggttcgggcgatgatgggtccacgtcatcggccctcggcctcctgggtttgggtggtttttctgcctcagcctcctgagtagctaagggaGGTGTCTTGAGATGATCatccgctgagggtggaggtgagggtggagctgagggtggaggtgagggtggaggtgagggtggaggtgagggtggaggtgagggtggagctgagggtggaggtgagggtggagctgagggtggaggtgagggtggagctgagggtggagctgagggtggaggtgagggtggagctgagggtggaggtgagggtggaggtgagggtggagctgagggtggagctgagggtggaggtgagggtggaaggggagtgATGAGACACTCGGGAGGTGTCTTGAGATTATCATCCGCTGAGGGTGGAGGGGGATAGAGCAGACACTCGGCAGGCCTGTTGAGATTATAatccgctgagggtggaggtgagggtggagctgagggtggaggtgagggtggagctgagggtggaggtgagggtggagctgagggtggaggtgagggtggaggtgagggtggagctgagggtggagctgagggtggaggtgagggtggaaggggagtgATGAGACACTCGGGAGGTGTCTTGAGATTATCATCCGCTGAGGGTGGAGGGGGATAGAGCAGACACTCGGCAGGCCTGTTGAGATGATAAtccgctgagggtggagctgagggtggagctgagggtggaagaAGAGTGATGAGACACTCGGGAGGCGTCTTGAGATTATCATCCGCTGAGGGTGGAAGGGGATGGAGCGGACACTCGGGAGGTGTCTTGAGGCTCAGGGAGTTTTCAGTTATAGAACGTTGTTGAGTTGGAGGAGGTGGCTGGTGGCCCATccagttttttaaagtttcagctgTGAGGTAGGGCCAGTGGGGCAATCCTGAAGAATGACGATGCTCCGCTGCCGCCATTCTGACCTGTAGGGACAAAggagggaatgctttcacacaTATCCATTTGATGGACAAAATTACCGCCACCAACACAGTCTGCACCTTCTGTTGCTGGTGATAGATTTTTGCACCTTTCCATCCTCCAGGTTTCAAAATAGCAGTATCAGTGTCATAATATCACCCTTCCACTGAGTACTGCCGACAGCTGGGGGGTAAAGAAAAGTCATTGGGACACACTGTTGTCTCCACATGCCACTGTGTCTGTCTGCAAATGTAGGCAGGCTGGGGTCCTGCCCCAGGGAAGACAGAGTCATAACAGAGTAATAAAGAAGCATGTTTGAGACACAGGAGTGTCTATGTCTATCCTCATTCCTCCCTCACAGCCATCACCAGAGCATGTTTCTTGCACCAGGTCAACAGACAGTAAGAGACAGTAAGAGAGGCGTGAAAAGCCCATTGTCCACACATGTTGCAgcttctttttggagaatgtttTCCAGGCCTTTTATGTTCTGTCTCTGATTCTCAGAACTCTGCAAGGTCAGTGTGACCACCCTGCTCCAAATctaagaaaacagaggtttccagaggaaggagaaattgtgctcagggtcacacagcttgcaagaggcagagtggaagttgattccagctctgcctgcaggcCCCTCTCATTTCCCCTCTGTTTCCCTTCTTGACAAAGGATCTTCTTCACTCTGGAGGTGCCACCCATGAGAACAAAGAGCTCTGGAGAGATGTGCATTCCTGAAGAGCTGCAGGGGAACTGGGAGAGGGTTTTCTGACAGAACAATCTTATCTCAAGAAGTCAGTTAGGCATGgctataatatttcttttcactcccAGGTAATACCAAATTGTAAGTGCACTAAAACATGAAGAATACttttgtccatggaaaaatgaggtgggaattctaaacaaagcaagttttaaaactgtgtttcacTTCAAGTGTACAAGTCCCATCACGTGTAATAGGACTCGGCAGCTTTTGAAGGTACAGAGGCCACACAAGAACCAGCTTAGCTGAGCATCATTTAAGGCCTTCATTTGGAATTGTCCCTGTGGGTAATAAGTTACATTCACTCTTCACTAATTTACAGTCAGGGCccatttgctattacaaatacgGGACCTCTGACACTTAGAATATTAGATCAGGGGCCCCACTGGGTGGGGATGAAAGTGTTTTTGCACAACACGGTTACCAACAGGGATGGGACTGTGATGCTTGTAGGcagcctttctctctgccatCTCCCTCTGCAGGGCTTGAGCACAGAGCTGTAGGGAGAAAAATGTATCCAGGTCCGGACCTGGCAGACTATGtccaaaagcaaggaaaacaagcAAACTTACCCAGTTGCAAAGAGGCTTTCTTGCAGAAGGGGGGATCTGAAAAAGCCAACACAT from Pan troglodytes isolate AG18354 chromosome 18, NHGRI_mPanTro3-v2.0_pri, whole genome shotgun sequence harbors:
- the LOC112204066 gene encoding nuclear pore complex-interacting protein family member B12-like isoform X3 yields the protein MRVRWMLFWLLFWLLLEFISHQCISVINILADHHHRGTDFGGSPWLGIIIEFLRSYKVVITLWTVYLWLSFLKTIFQSENGHDGSTDVQQRARRSNRRRQEGNKIGRKDAITLRRHVKRKVRDKIHKMKVTPKINHHDKINGKRKTAKKQKTYQPAQELQRRAEDYHKCKIPPSARKPLCNWVRMAAAEHRHSSGLPHWPYLTAETLKNWMGHQPPPPTQQRSITENSLSLKTPPECPLHPLPPSADDNLKTPPECLITLLPPSAPPSADYNLNRPAECLLYPPPPSADDNLKTPPECLITPLPPSPPPSAPPSAPPSPPPSPPPSAPPSPPPSAPPSAPPSPPPSAPPSPPPSAPPSPPPSPPPSPPPSPPPSAPPSPPPSADDHLKTPPLATQEAEAEKPPKPRRPRADDVDPSSPEPKRRRADDVDPSSSTPKRRRADDVDPSSPKPKRRRADDVDPSSSTPKRRRADDVDPSSRKPKRRRADDVDPSSSKAKRRRADDVEPSSRKPKRRRLS
- the LOC112204066 gene encoding nuclear pore complex-interacting protein family member A7-like isoform X2 — protein: MRVRWMLFWLLFWLLLEFISHQCISVINILADHHHRGTDFGGSPWLGIIIEFLRSYKVVITLWTVYLWLSFLKTIFQSENGHDGSTDVQQRARRSNRRRQEGNKIGRKDAITLRRHVKRKVRDKIHKMKVTPKINHHDKINGKRKTAKKQKTYQPAQELQRRAEDYHKCKIPPSARKPLCNWVRMAAAEHRHSSGLPHWPYLTAETLKNWMGHQPPPPTQQRSITENSLSLKTPPECPLHPLPPSADDNLKTPPECLITLLPPSAPPSAPPSADYHLNRPAECLLYPPPPSADDNLKTPPECLITPLPPSPPPSAPPSAPPSPPPSPPPSAPPSPPPSAPPSPPPSAPPSPPPSADYNLNRPAECLLYPPPPSADDNLKTPPECLITPLPPSPPPSAPPSAPPSPPPSPPPSAPPSPPPSAPPSAPPSPPPSAPPSPPPSAPPSPPPSPPPSPPPSPPPSAPPSPPPSADDHLKTPPLATQEAEAEKPPKPRRPRADDVDPSSPEPKRRRADDVDPSSSTPKRRRADDVDPSSSTPKRRRADDVDPSSRKPKRRRADDVDPSSSKAKRRRADDVEPSSRKPKRRRLS
- the LOC112204066 gene encoding nuclear pore complex-interacting protein family member A7-like isoform X1; the encoded protein is MRVRWMLFWLLFWLLLEFISHQCISVINILADHHHRGTDFGGSPWLGIIIEFLRSYKVVITLWTVYLWLSFLKTIFQSENGHDGSTDVQQRARRSNRRRQEGNKIGRKDAITLRRHVKRKVRDKIHKMKVTPKINHHDKINGKRKTAKKQKTYQPAQELQRRAEDYHKCKIPPSARKPLCNWVRMAAAEHRHSSGLPHWPYLTAETLKNWMGHQPPPPTQQRSITENSLSLKTPPECPLHPLPPSADDNLKTPPECLITLLPPSAPPSAPPSADYHLNRPAECLLYPPPPSADDNLKTPPECLITPLPPSPPPSAPPSAPPSPPPSPPPSAPPSPPPSAPPSPPPSAPPSPPPSADYNLNRPAECLLYPPPPSADDNLKTPPECLITPLPPSPPPSAPPSAPPSPPPSPPPSAPPSPPPSAPPSAPPSPPPSAPPSPPPSAPPSPPPSPPPSPPPSPPPSAPPSPPPSADDHLKTPPLATQEAEAEKPPKPRRPRADDVDPSSPEPKRRRADDVDPSSSTPKRRRADDVDPSSPKPKRRRADDVDPSSSTPKRRRADDVDPSSRKPKRRRADDVDPSSSKAKRRRADDVEPSSRKPKRRRLS